From a single Aspergillus puulaauensis MK2 DNA, chromosome 2, nearly complete sequence genomic region:
- a CDS encoding GMC family oxidoreductase (CAZy:AA3;~COG:E;~EggNog:ENOG410PVHT;~InterPro:IPR012132,IPR036188,IPR000172,IPR007867;~PFAM:PF05199,PF00732;~go_function: GO:0016614 - oxidoreductase activity, acting on CH-OH group of donors [Evidence IEA];~go_function: GO:0050660 - flavin adenine dinucleotide binding [Evidence IEA];~go_process: GO:0055114 - oxidation-reduction process [Evidence IEA]) has translation MTSTDSNGQASPVSSVEEFTQTAFDFIICGGGTAGCAIAARLSEDPSVTVGIVEAGKYRIDDPVIDTPAGFFQAFENPDYDWCLYTAPQPGNNGRVHNMPRGKVLGGSSAINYMMYVRGSLQDYDDWAELAGDEGWSAASMKQYMRKHETLESVNTAIVDAPSPLVAENHGTTGPIRTSFNDAYLPIDTEIVKAAAETTDLPNKPVDAWSGDHIGFYHTLGAVARSGPNAGKRSYAGREYYDANSSRPNLKLLCEARVNRVLLDGTRATGVSITVDGEEYSLSATREVIVCGGTIQSPQILELSGIGDPAILAAAGVECKVPNPAVGANVQDHSLSLIIWDLHPGVVSLDTLYQVPEAMQGAAKQYAETGTGPLSAVSGTQGFFPAKRVLSESELAEVVQSIRDIKPTTPFHEKQLQQVIAHLQSDISANMQLVFLPATFNTKDGLEHQSKLLGPPGPDQPAGASAALCIQYPVSRGYIHIQSNDPAQPPTIQPNYITQEADVTLIAAFLRWADKVGLAPSVSSSIARRTFPSPELDMQDLSQAKQAVRDVVAGEYHICGSVAMGDALDSSLRVKGVQGLRVVDASVFPNNVSGNIMSSVYAVAERAADLVKAEYGLV, from the exons ATGACCAGTACCGACAGCAACGGCCAAGCCTCCCCCGTCTCCTCCGTCGAGGAGTTCACCCAAACCGCCttcgacttcatcatctgcgGCGGCGGTACAGCCGGATGCGCCATCGCAGCCCGCCTCAGCGAAGACCCCAGCGTGACCGTCGGAATCGTCGAAGCAGGCAAATACCGCATCGACGATCCAGTCATCGACACGCCCGCGGGCTTTTTCCAGGCATTCGAGAACCCCGACTACGACTGGTGTCTGTACACAGCGCCGCAGCCCGGCAACAATGGAAGAGTCCATAATATGCCGCGCGGAAAAGTCCTAGGTGGCTCCAGCGCAATCAACTACATGATGTACGTCCGGGGGTCACTGCAGGACTACGACGACTGGGCTGAGTTGGCCGGTGACGAGGGATGgtctgcggcgtcgatgaAGCAGTACATGCGCAAGCACGAG ACTCTCGAATCCGTCAACACCGCAATCGTCGACGCCCCATCGCCCCTCGTCGCAGAGAACCACGGCACAACCGGCCCAATCCGCACCAGCTTCAACGACGCGTATCTGCCCATCGACACTGAGATCGTCAAAGCTGCCGCTGAAACGACAGATCTCCCAAACAAGCCCGTGGACGCCTGGAGCGGCGACCACATCGGCTTCTACCACACTCTGGGTGCAGTCGCGCGCTCAGGGCCCAACGCCGGTAAACGCAGCTACGCCGGCCGCGAGTACTACGATGCCAACTCGTCACGGCCAAATCTCAAGCTCCTCTGCGAAGCGCGAGTCAACCGCGTCCTCCTCGACGGCACCAGAGCCACCGGCGTAAGCATCACCGTAGATGGAGAAGAGTATAGCCTCTCTGCAACCCGCGAGGTCATCGTCTGCGGGGGCACCATCCAGTCCCCCCAGATCCTCGAGCTGTCTGGAATCGGCGACCCAGCTatcctcgccgccgcaggTGTAGAATGCAAAGTCCCCAATCCCGCCGTCGGCGCCAACGTGCAAGACCACAGTCTGAGCCTCATAATCTGGGACCTCCACCCGGGCGTCGTCAGCTTAGACACCCTCTACCAAGTCCCCGAAGCCATGCAGGGCGCGGCAAAGCAGTACGCAGAAACAGGAACGGGTCCGCTGAGTGCTGTCTCCGGCACGCAGGGCTTCTTCCCTGCCAAACGCGTCCTGTCTGAGTCTGAGTTGGCAGAGGTGGTTCAGAGTATCCGGGATATCAAACCGACCACGCCGTTCCACGAgaaacagctccagcaagTCATTGCCCACCTGCAGAGCGACATTTCCGCCAATATGCAGCTCGTCTTCCTGCCTGCAACGTTCAACACGAAGGACGGACTGGAGCATCAATCCAAACTCCTTGggccgccagggccagaCCAACCAGCCGGTGCTAGTGCTGCGCTTTGCATCCAGTATCCTGTATCGAGAGGGTACATCCATATCCAGAGTAATG ACCCCGCCCAACCGCCAACAATCCAGCCAAACTACATCACCCAAGAAGCAGACGTAACCCTCATCGCCGCATTCCTGCGCTGGGCAGACAAGGTCGGTCTCGCCCCCTCagtctcctcctccatcgcaCGACGCACATTCCCAAGCCCGGAACTCGACATGCAAGACCTATCGCAGGCCAAACAGGCCGTGCGCGACGTCGTTGCGGGCGAATACCACATCTGCGGATCCGTGGCGATGGGTGATGCGCTGGACTCGAGCCTCCGAGTTAAGGGGGTGCAGGGGCTGCGTGTTGTCGACGCGTCCGTGTTTCCGAATAATGTCAGTGGGAATATTATGTCAAGTGTTTATGCTGTTGCGGAGAGGGCGGCGGATTTGGTGAAGGCTGAATATGG
- a CDS encoding uncharacterized protein (COG:C;~EggNog:ENOG410PJ9J;~InterPro:IPR015590,IPR029510,IPR016161,IPR016162, IPR016163;~PFAM:PF00171;~go_function: GO:0016491 - oxidoreductase activity [Evidence IEA];~go_function: GO:0016620 - oxidoreductase activity, acting on the aldehyde or oxo group of donors, NAD or NADP as acceptor [Evidence IEA];~go_process: GO:0055114 - oxidation-reduction process [Evidence IEA]), producing the protein MSDLFVEITAPNGRKYTQPTGLFINNEFVASSGQTITSIDPATDKPIATVHAAGADDVDRAVKAAKAALVHPSWKKLPGTERGQLMGRLADLMEQNKELFATIDAWDNGKPYHVALNEDLVEAIGTIRYYSGWADKTFGQTISTTPERFAYTIRQPVGVVGQIIPWNYPLSMACWKLGPALACGNTVVLKPAEQTPLSILIFAKLFKEAGFPPGVVNFVNGYGREAGAALAGHPLVDKIAFTGSTMTAREIMKLAAGTLKNITLETGGKSPLLVFPDADLEQAVKWSHFGNMSNQGQICTATSRVYVHQDIFQTFLAKFKEAVETTSKIGDQWDENTFQGPQVTRAQYDRILSYIEAAKKEGVKVVTGGAAHAPADAKNKNGYFVQPTVFTGENDSYAIVREEVFGPVVVILPFSTEEDAIKRANDTTYGLGAAVFTRDLERAHRVAAEIEAGMVWVNSSQDCDPRVPFGGVKQSGIGRELGEAGLEAYTQVKAVHVNMGNRL; encoded by the exons ATGTCTGACCTGTTCGTTGAAATCACCGCCCCAAACGGGCGCAAGTACACCCAGCCCACCGGCCTGTTCATCAACAATGAATTTGTCGCGTCCAGCGGACAGACCATTACCTCGATTGACCCCGC AACAGATAAGCCGATCGCGACCGTCCATGCAGCCGGTGCAGACGATGTCGACCGCGCGGTGAAGGCCGCCAAAGCAGCCCTCGTGCACCCCTCCTGGAAGAAACTCCCTGGCACCGAGCGCGGGCAGCTCATGGGCCGTCTTGCGGATCTCATGGAGCAGAATAAGGAGCTGTTTGCCACAATCGATGCGTGGGATAACG GCAAACCCTATCATGTCGCCCTCAACGAAGACCTCGTCGAAGCCATCGGCACAATTCGATACTACAGCGGCTGGGCGGATAAGACATTTGGCCAGACTATCAGCACGACGCCGGAGAGATTCGCCTATACAATCCGCCAgcctgttggtgttgtcggCCAGATTATCCCGTGGAACTATCCCCTGTCCATGGCTTGCTGGAAGTTGGGCCCGGCGCTGGCCTGCGGAAATACAGTGGTGCTTAAGCCTGCAGAACAGACGCCGTTGAGCATTCTGATCTTTGCGAAGCTGTTCAAGGAAGCTGGATTCCCTCCTGGCGTTGTCAACTTTGTAAATGGCTACGGCCgcgaggctggtgctgcACTTGCTGGACATCCCCTGGTGGATAAGATCGCGTTCACGGGGTCGACCATGACAGCAAGGGAGATTATGAAGCTTGCTGCGGGCACATTAAAGAACATAACACTGGAAACAGGCGGAAAGTCACCGCTGCTGGTCTTCCCAGATGCAGACCTCGAACAAGCTGTCAAGTGGTCGCATTTCGGAAACATGTCGAACCAGGGCCAGATCTGTACTGCCACCTCGCGTGTCTATGTCCACCAGGATATCTTCCAGACCTTCCTGGCCAAGTTCAAGGAGGCTGTCGAGACGACGTCGAAGATCGGCGACCAGTGGGACGAGAACACATTCCAGGGCCCTCAGGTTACGCGGGCACAGTATGACCGGATTCTGTCGTATATCGAAGCTGCGAAGAAGGAAGGCGTCAAGGTTGTCACTGGAGGTGCTGCGCATGCCCCTGCTGATGCAAAGAACAAGAATGGATATTTTGTCCAGCCGACTGTCTTTACGGGGGAGAATGACTCTTACGCCATTGTACGCGAGGAGGTCTTTGGTCCGGTTGTTGTGATTCTTCCATTTTCTACCGAAGAGGACGCCATCAAGCGTGCCAATGACACAACGTACGGCCTTGGAGCAGCGGTATTCACACGCGACCTGGAGCGCGCCCATCGCGTTGCGGCGGAAATAGAGGCAGGTATGGTCTGGGTGAACAGTAGCCAGGACTGCGACCCACGTGTGCCCTTTGGGGGTGTCAAGCAGAGTGGAATTGGCCGTGAGCTGGGAGAGGCTGGACTAGAGGCTTATACCCAGGTCAAGGCCGTGCATGTCAACATGGGAAACAGACTCTAG
- a CDS encoding uncharacterized protein (COG:E;~EggNog:ENOG410PHHD;~InterPro:IPR013057;~PFAM:PF01490;~TransMembrane:11 (i64-84o90-110i138-160o172-188i200-219o239-259i271-292o312-331i352-376o382-406i418-441o)) → MSSDPSYKAQPANDIESSPEKTHEENAGMTIDEQKAESMPYRQDAFGDESHAEVKYKVLKWWQCGLLMVAETISLGILSIPAAVAGLGLVPAIVILLSMGVVASYTGYVIGQFKWRYPHVVSMADAGEVLMGRFGRELLFSGQMLFLIFLMASHILTFTVAMNTLTDHGTCSLVFGVVGLVVSLILSLPRTMKNMSWLSLASFISIFCAVMVAMVAIGIEHPGGPVKATTETSLVTGFTSALNIILSYASHNAFFNVIAELKDPKDFPKALTLLQTIDISLYLVAGVVIYYFAGEDVKSPALGSVNPLVSKIAYGIALPTIIIAGVINGHIACKSIYTRVWAGTDRMQKRDFMAVGSWIGIGVALWVVAWIIATAIPVFSSLLSLMTALFASWFSFSLPGAFWLFMNKGLWFSSKRKAALTCLNVFCFVIGVIMCALGLYASGKAIHDDPGSASFSCANTA, encoded by the exons ATGTCGTCCGATCCGTCATACAAAGCCCAACCGGCAAACGACATTGAAAGCAGCCCCGAGAAAACACACGAAGAGAACGCCGGGATGACCATAGACGAGCAAAAGGCCGAAAGCATGCCGTATCGCCAGGATGCGTTCGGTGACGAGTCTCATGCAGAAGTCAAATACAAAGTTCTCAAGTGGTG GCAATGTGGCCTGCTGATGGTCGCTGAAACGATCTCGCTCGGTATTCTGTCCATCCCTGCGGCAGTGGCTGGCCTCGGGCTTGTTCCTGCTATTGTTATCCTTCTCTCGATGGGTGTTGTTGCATCTTATACTGGCTATGTGATCGGACAGTTCAAGTGGCGGTATCCCCATGTTGTCAGTATGGCTGACGCGGGAGAAGTCCTGATGGGCCGTTTCGGTCGTGAACTCTTGTTTAGTGGTCAAATGCTCTTCTTAATCTTCCTGATGGCGAGCCATATCCTCACTTTTACGGTGGCCATGAATACCCTGACAGACCATGGTACCTGCTCGCTTGTCTTTGGGGTGGTTGGCCTGGTCGTCTCTCTTATTCTCTCCCTGCCACGCACGATGAAGAACATGTCGTGGCTATCGCTTGCCT CATTTATCAGTATTTTCTGTGCTGTGATGGTCGCCATGGtcgccatcggcatcgaACACCCCGGTGGCCCTGTCAAAGCCACGACCGAAACCAGCCTCGTTACTGGATTCACCTCCGCCCTGAATATCATCCTGTCATATG CGAGCCACAAcgccttcttcaacgtcATCGCCGAACTGAAAGACCCCAAGGACTTCCCCAAGGCCCTTACCCTCCTCCAGACCATCGATATCTCGCTATACCTCGTCGCAGGGGTTGTCATTTACTACTTCGCTGGGGAGGATGTCAAGTCGCCAGCCCTTGGCTCTGTCAACCCATTAGTGTCCAAGATTGCCTACGGCATTGCATTGCCAACC ATTATCATCGCCGGTGTAATCAACGGCCACATCGCTTGCAAGTCAATCTACACCCGCGTCTGGGCGGGCACAGATCGCATGCAGAAGCGCGACTTTATGGCCGTCGGGTCTTGGATTGGGATCGGCGTCGCCCTCTGGGTTGTTGCTTGGATTATTGCGACAGCGATTCCTGTTTTCAGCAGTTTACTTAGTTTGATG ACTGCCCTCTTCGCTAGCTGGTTCAGCTTCAGTCTCCCCGGTGCATTCTGGCTCTTCATGAACAAGGGGCTGTGGTTTTCGTCAAAGAGGAAGGCTGCGCTGACCTGTTTGAATGTGTTTTGTTTCGTTATTGGTGTTATTATGTGTGCGCTGGGCCTTTATGCTTCTGGGAAGGCAATCCATGATGACCCTGGGAGTGCGAGCTTTTCGTGTGCGAATACTGCGTAG
- a CDS encoding alpha-hydroxy acid oxidase (COG:C;~EggNog:ENOG410PKHE;~InterPro:IPR012133,IPR037396,IPR008259,IPR013785, IPR000262;~PFAM:PF01070;~go_function: GO:0003824 - catalytic activity [Evidence IEA];~go_function: GO:0010181 - FMN binding [Evidence IEA];~go_function: GO:0016491 - oxidoreductase activity [Evidence IEA];~go_process: GO:0055114 - oxidation-reduction process [Evidence IEA]) → MAHRGESFAQDVSCIADLKKLGSSRLPAMVRDYYNEGAMDLITLRDNEAAYDRYKILPRVLVNVASVDTSTEILGTKVSLPFGFSPAASQKLAHPDGEVATSRAAAKFGICMGLSSYSNYSLEDVGTQGLGNPYVIQMCVLRDRSITLQLLKRAEKSGYKALFLSVDVPVLGMRLNEVRNNFFLPEDMEWPNILSNGSDNTDKTNYDPSLDWEQTIPWLRENTSMQIWLKGVCSPADVELAIHYGVDGIIVSNHGGRQLDGVPATLDSLRLCADVARGRIPLAVDGGIRRGSDIFKALALGASYCFMGRIPIWGLAYAGQEGVELAIKILRQELLVTMALAGCQTVADINENHLSVLQPDGRLSKL, encoded by the exons ATGGCCCACCGGGGAGAGAGCTTCGCGCAGGATGTTTCCTGTATTGCAgacctgaagaagctggggagcAGCAGGCTTCCTGCTATGGTGCGAG ATTATTACAATGAGGGCgccatggatctcatcaCACTGCGCGATAACGAAGCAGCATACGACCGCTATAAAATCCTCCCCCGAGTCCTGGTCAACGTCGCCAGCGTAGACACCAGCACCGAAATTCTAGGAACCAAG GTCTCCCTCCCCTTTGGATTCAGCCCGGCGGCGTCGCAGAAACTGGCCCATCCCGACGGTGAAGTCGCAACCTCCCGCGCAGCAGCCAAGTTCGGTATCTGCATGGGCTTGTCGTCCTACTCGAACTATTCCCTAGAGGACGTCGGCACACAAGGGCTAGGCAATCCATACGTGATCCAGATGTGCGTTTTACGGGATCGATCGATAACACTGCAGCTGTTGAAACGGGCGGAGA AATCCGGATACAAGGCACTCTTTCTATCGGTGGACGTGCCAGTGCTGGGCATGCGCCTGAACGAAGTGCGAAACAACTTTTTCCTGCCAGAGGACATGGAGTGGCCGAACATCCTCAGCAACGGGAGCGATAACACCGACAAGACCAACTATG ATCCAAGTCTCGACTGGGAACAGACAATCCCCTGGCTCCGCGAGAACACATCAATGCAGATCTGGCTGAAAGGGG TATGCTCCCCAGCCGACGTCGAACTCGCAATCCACTACGGCGTCGACGGTATCATCGTCTCCAACCACGGCGGCCGGCAGCTGGACGGTGTCCCAGCCACACTGGACTCGCTGAGACTGTGCGCAGATGTCGCCCGTGGCCGTATCCCCCTGGCAGTCGATGGCGGAATCCGTCGCGGCTCCGATATCTTCAAGGCGCTTGCTCTCGGTGCTAGTTACTGCTTCATGGGTCGGATTCCTATTTGGGGTCTTGCA TACGCCGGACAGGAGGGTGTAGAGTTGGCAATTAAGATCCTGCGTCAGGAGTTGCTGGTTACGATGGCGCTGGCTGG ATGTCAAACGGTAGCTGATATCAACGAGAACCATCTGTCGGTGCTGCAGCCGGATGGGAGGCTTTCGAAACTGTAG